The Paenibacillus sp. G2S3 region AATGTATAAAAAAGGTCAATTATTAAAGGGAATGGAATAATAAGAATTGTGATTATTTAATATTTTTTAATAAAACTTAACATAACTAAATATTAGAATAATAACTCGTTTACAAAGTTCGTTTATTATAATAGTATAACTGGATATGTTATACAAGGAGGAATTTTGTTCATGAGTTTGAAGTTTATGAGAGTAAAAAAACGGACAAGTTTAGCATTGGTTATACTGATGTTATTGTCCATGATTCCACAAGGCTTGTTCTTGCCTAAGGTTGCAGGAGCTGCTTCTGCGCATGTGGTAATCAGTCAAGTTTTTGGTGGGGGAGGGAACTCAGGGGCTCCATATTCCTACGATTTTATCGAGCTATATAACCCTACCGACGAGAATGTAGATTTGAATGATTATGCAGTTCAATATGCTTCAAGTGCCGGAAAGTTCACGGCCATAACACCTTTAACAGGTAAAGTTATTAAAGCACATGGTTTTCTGCTGATTCAGGAGAAAAAAGGAGCCAATACAATTGCTGAATTTCCTGTTACAGCTGATGTAACAGGTTCTATTGATTTAGCTGCAAAATCCGGAAAGGTTGCACTCGCAAACACTCAGACTGCAATCACTGGGATCTCCGATCCAGCAGTCGTTGACTTCCTAGGATATGGTAGTGATGCTACCGAATTCGAAGGAGCAAAGACAGCTTCTCTAAGCAATTCAACAAGTGCACAACGTAAATCAGAGGACGGCAGCAACTCTGGACCAGGCAAAGGCGCTGGACTAGATACGGATAATAACAGTACGGATTTCATAGTGGCATCTGTACTTGCTCCAAGAAACTACGATACCCCTGCTGTTGTGATTACTAAAAGCTCGCAGCCTCTGGGACAAAACATTCAATTTACTAACCAAGGTACTGTAGGTACAGTTACTGGAGATATTGCGTCTGTTACAGCAGACACTTATGTATCCTTGTATCTAAATGATCCAAGTACAGGTTCAGTTGCGGTTACGAATGCTGTTTATGCAGATGCGTCAGGGGCATTTAACAATTTAACCTTTGATAATACAGGCGGCAGTACGCAAGTTTATTTAACGGCTAAAGATCTAGATAAAAGTGCAAGTAATCCTGTAGTTATACGTTTGGCTGCGCCAAGTGCAGCACTTAATCCGGACAAGCTTAACTATTATCTTGATTCCCAAGGTGGAGGTAGAATTGTAGGTGTGGCAGGTGCTGCTGTTCCTAATTCAACAATCTACAGCTACAATAGCTCCACAAATGGAAACAGATACTCCAATACAGCCGATGGAAAAGATTACGTTGTAGCAGGAGCAGATGGAGCTTTCACATTTACTCTTAAAGGCGGTTCAGATGATGTCTATGTATCACAGTTGACCGTAACCTCTAATGGTAGAAATTTGGAGGGGCCTAGAACTGTAGTTACAAAAGAAGACACATCGGTTATTACACCGATCGGCACGTTACGCACCAATGACAGCAATGGTAAATCAGACAAGATTAATCAAGTGTTTACCATTCAAGGTGTAGTTATCGGAAATAACGAATTGACTGCAAGTAATACGTTCTACATGCAAGATGCTACAGGAGGAATCGCGGTCTTTGGAACCCTTCCAACAGGCGTTACCGTCACACAAGGTGATTTAGTGACAGTAACAGGAGCGATTCAATTTTATAACGGATTAACTGAAATTACCCCAACGAAAGTTGTTAAAAATGGTAAGGCCACGCTTCCTACCCCAACAGAATCTACTTTGTTAGATCTAATCAATTACACAAAGGCAGAACCACTGGAAGGATCATTAGTACAATTCACAGGTAAAATCACTAACATTCCAGCAATGGCTGGTAATGGATATAACATTACGGTTGCAGAAACGGTTACGAATAAAACGATTACGGTTCGTGTCACTACAGCTAGTGGAATTGATGTTCCGACGAAGCTGGAGAAGGATTTAACTTACACATTTACCGGGATATTCAGTCAGTATGTGTCAGGTACTACTTTTAAGAGTGGGTATCAGGTATTTCCTAGGTCTATCGAAGATGTAAAAGAAGTTAAAGAACTTGCTCTTACGCATCAAGCGATTACACAGGCTTATGCGAATGCGGAAATTCAATTTGCCGCTAAAGCTAAAAATGCTGATTCTGTAATTATTCACTACAGAACCATTGGTGGGGTATATGCTTCATTACCAATGAATAGTACTGATGGCAGCAGCTACACAGCACATTTGAATTCTAGCTTTGTTGCTTCAGGTAATAGTTTTGAGTATTACATAGAAGCTAAGATGGGTGAAGTCACTAAGCAGTCGGGTACACCGGATGCACCCTTTAAAGTTTCTGTGGTTGAAGATACATTTGCACCTGAGTTTTTCGAAGAAACTCCAATGTCAGGTACGAAGATCGAAGATAGACAGCCAGTAATTTCCGTGAAATATGATGAACCAAGCGGTTTGGATGCATCCACATTAGTAGTCAAGCTGGATGGAAATACTGTTCCAGCTAGCATTAACGGAGATACCATTATGATTACTAATAGTAGCGAACTTGCGATTAGTGATCATACGGTTGTCGTGAATGTTAGTGATAACAAGCATAATGCGGGAACGTATAAATGGACCTTTACAATTACACCTATCTTTACAGGTGGTAACCACTATCGTGGAACCACTCATAATCACACGAATATTTCACATGATGCTGCGGGTACCCCTGAAGACGCTTTGAAGGCGGCCGAAGCACATAACTATGATTTCTTCGCTTTTTCAGACCATTCGCATGATATTGATGCTGCGATGGTAGGCTCGGATACCGTAGATCATAAAGGTCAACCGGAACGTACGGGTGGAGCAGATTGGAAATTAACGAAGGATCTAGCGAAGCAATACACTAAAAATGATAGCTTTGTTGTATTCCCAGCGTTTGAAATGACTTCAACTACTTGGGGTCACTCCAACGTATTTGGAACCGACAATTTCATTGATCGTAAGCAGAATTCAGGTCAATATCAAGATTTGAGTAAGTATTATGCATGGGTTTTGACGTATGACGATATCGTGGCCCAGTTCAATCATCCTGATATGTCAGCAAATGCATTTAATAACTTCGCACCCTATGATAAAAATGTTGATAAATTGTTCACCATGTTTGAAGTGGGGAATGGATCAGGTCACTATGGTTATGCGAATGCAGAGAGTAAATACTTCAAAGCACTGGATCTGGGATGGCATGTAGCCCCAACTTATGGTGAAGATAACCATGATGGTACATGGGGTCAGACCAATGCAAGAACAGTAATCGTATCCGATGATTTGACGCAGGAATCCTTGCTCCAGTCGATGCGTAATATGCGCGTGTACATGAGTGAAGATCCAAACTTTACGTTAGATGTTCTTGCGAACGGTAGTTACATGGGCGCAACAGTAAAGGGTAATACCCTTAACTTCTCCATCGCAGGAAAAGATGATGTTGCAGAAGATAAGAGCAAACCTGAATATAGTTACCTCAGCAGTTCTTATAAATCAGATGATCGTGTTGCTAAGGTAGAATTGATCACTAATGGCAACAAAATTATCCAAACAGCAAAACCAATGACCAAAGATTTCACTTGGAGTCCTTCTGTCGAAGTATCAGGCGGTCAACAATGGTTCGTTGTGAAGGTAACACAAATGGACGGAGAGCAAATTTATTCCGCACCAATTTGGTCACAAGATGTAACTACAGATATTAAGATCAGTGGTATTAATATTGTAGGCAACAGCTTGGTTTCCGGTAGTCCGACTACCTTGGAAGCGGGATTAACTAACCTTGGATCGCAGGATCTAAGTAATCTTAAAGTTCACTTCTATTATGATGTTGTTGACTCGGCTCATTTGATTAATGAAGTTGTAGTTCCTTCCGTATTATCAAAAGGTACGGCAACGGCGCAAGTATTATGGTCCAATCCAGTTCAAGGCAATCATAAATTAATTGCAGTTGTAGATGCGCCGCCTGGCGATTCACCAGATGATAATCAGTTCGAATTGGAAGTGACCATCAAGGCTTCCTTGGGAATTAAAGTATTGATCGATGCCTCGCATAAGAATGAGAACACATCGACCGATGGAAGCACGTATAAAGATAATCTGAAAAGCTTTACCACCCAACTTCGGCAGGAAGGTTACACTGTCGTAGAAAATACTGGAGCGATTACTAACGCGACGTTGACGGATGTAAGTGTCCTTATGTTTACACATCCTTCAGCTGCTGTAACGGATGCTGAAAGTGCGGCAATTGCTGATTTTGTAGCGCGTGGAGGCTCATTGTTCTTAACAGAGAAAAGTAATAACGGTAGTTCAAGACCTACCATCAGTAATGATCTACTAGCGAAGATAGGATCTACGATTCAGGTGAGTAATGACGGTATTTTTGATACCAGTCCTGAAGGTAACTTCTGGTCTCAACCTGTAGGAACGAACACATATACAGTTAGACTGCATCCAGGATTAGTGAAAAACTATATTACGGATCGTGCATTGACGGTAGAGTATTATAGTGGTGCTAGCTTGGAAAAAGTTGGACATGAAGCATTAGTAGATACGGATAAAGTAACCATCCTTGTATCAGGTAATGAAACGACATACCAAGATAAGATCGCTGCCGGCGGATACGTTTATGATATTATCGATGACGGTATTGGTGGCTCGGCAATTCCTGCAATTGCTTCAGAAGAAGTAGGGAAAGGGCGCATTATTGTCTCCGGCATGAACTTTGTGAATGATAAGCAATTGGATGAATCTTATAATCCTAAAGGTAACAATGAACTTGGATTGAATTCTATCAATTGGCTCGCTCACAGAGAAACGAAGATCGACACTATTGCTAGTCTTAAAACACAACCAGAAGGAACAGCTGGAGTAGTTGAGGGAACAGTCGTCACTGGCTCGGACATCTTCTTCGATGCGTTCTATGTTCAGGACGCTTCAGGGGGGATTATGGCCTTTAAAGAAGTTCCTGAGAAAAGTTTGGTTGAAGGGGATACAGTCAGAATTTACGGAAAGACGAAGCTATTCGAGAACAACTATGAGCTTGAATTTGATTCGTTCGCGATGGATGTGATTAAAACAGGACATACGGATCCGGTGCAGCCACTTACATTAACTACAGAACAGGCTAATTCGGATAATAATCAAGGGCTGCTAGTGAAGGTTGCAGGTAAGGTAATTTCTCAGTTTGATGAGAACTCCTACGTTATTGATGATGGATCTGGTCCAATTCTTGTTTTTGCGGATGGATATATCGTGAAGCAAAGTGGGCCTGTTCCGGTACTAGCTGTGGGTGATACACTGATCGCAGTAGGAATTACCGGTAAGAATACAGAAGGAACTCGTATCCGTGTGCGGAATACGAAGGAACTGGCTAAAGGTACAGATGAGCCAACACCTACGGCAACAGTATCACCAGAACCAACGCAAGCACCGGTTGTGACGCCAGAACCGACAGCAACGCCAACGCCAACACCGACAGCAACGTCGACACCTAAGCCAACAGCAACGTCGACGCCAAAACCAACAGCAACAGCAACGTCGACACCAGAACCGACAGCAACGTCGACGCCAGAACCGTCAGCATCATCGACGCCAACAGCAATACCAACGCTAACACCAGAGGTGACACCATCACCAACACCAGATCCAACGTCACCTAGCTCGGTGTGGACACCAACACCGACAGCAACTGCGACAGCTACACCAGTACCTGCTAGTCATTCAGCACAGTTGGATAACGTTAAGATTGCAACGAAAACTGAATTGGGTAAGGAGGGGGTGACGTACGATAAAGTATCTATTGATACGAATTCGCTCACTCAAGCCCTACTAGGTCATTCACAAGTGGTATTAGGAATTCAAGGTTCCACGAATCCTATTCAGGTTCAGCTTCCATTACAGGCATTTGCACCAACGGATGGTTCTAGATTGAACTCCAGTCTGAAGATTGAGAGTAATCAGTTCTTCTATACCCTTCCTTCAAGTGTGATTCCTACGGCAGAGTTATTAAGAAGTCTGGGTGTGGATATAAAAGATATCACCATCACTATAGTGATTTCTAAAGTGGATGAACAACAAGCCGGTCTTATTAATCAAGCAGCCAACCAAAAGAGTGGCAGCTTGCTAAGTCCAGCATTTAAGTTTGAAATCACCGCTGAAGGTAATGGCAAGACGATTAAGCTTAATAACTTTGGTACGACTTATGTATCCAGAGGGATAGCGCTGGATACAGCACTTGATCCACGGGTTAGTACCGGAGTCCGTTTTGACGAAGCAAGTGGAGAGCTTGTATTCGTGCCTACTTACTTTACAGTAACAGGAAACAAAGCTTTGGCAGACATGAAACGAAATGGAAACAGCATCTACACAGTCATTCACTCTGATGTTACGTTTAATGATATTAAAGGTCATTGGGCGCAGAGCGATATTGAACTTCTTGCTTCTAAATTAATTGTTAAGGGTGAAACCTCTACACGTTTTGCACCTGAACAGCAAATTACACGAGCGGAGTTCGCAGCCTTACTTGTACGGTCACTTGGGCTCGATGCTCAAGGGACAGCTGTGAAGTTCAAGGATGTGAAGACAAGTGATTGGTTCTATGGCGCTGTTGCCGCGGCAACAGATGCGAAGATTGTAAATGGGCTTGAAGATAACAGCTTCCACCCATTAGCACCGATCAGCCGTGAAGAAATGGCAGTGATGACGCTTCGTGCACTGACCTATGCAGGCTATACTTCATCTGCATCGAACTCAAGTAATGTTTTAGCTTCATATAAAGATAAAGGATCTATTGGAAGCTGGGCTGAAGCAGCTGTCTCCGAATTAATCGCTAACCAGGTTATGAATGGGATGACAGAGACTACCTTCGCTCCTAAAGCGTTGGCAACTCGTGCACAAGCGGTTAAGATTCTTAAACAATCTCTACAATCCATTAAATTCATAAACTAATTGTAACTAAAGAAAGAGCTGCCTGAGATTATTCAGGCAGCTCTTTCTTATTCATTACCGCTTGGAAAGCTGGTAATAATTATAACTTTCATTTTCAATCGTAATTTCATTAATTAAGTCGAAGTCACATTTTTGTATGACTCTATTTGAGGGTGTATTGTGTACCAGCGCAATAGCGTTTAATACATCGGTAGAGGTGTGCTCAAACAAATACTTAATTAACCCCTTGGCAGCTTGTGTGGTATATCCTTTGCCGCGATGATCCTTGGATATGGCATACATGATTTCTCTGTTCGGAGCGGGTAATTCATCCTTCATTCCTGTACAGCACCAACCGATAAACTCATTCGTCTCTTTTAAAATAATGCCTAAACGAAGACGAAGCTCCCCGATATTTCCATCCGCTGAGACCGCTTGTAGAAACTGTTGGTTTTCTTTTATTTCATAGTTTATTAACCAATCTAGCCGTTGTTCTTTAGGGACATTCCAGTCGGGCAGAAATTCTATGATTTCAGGCTGCGTGGTAAGTGCGTGAAACTCGTCTAAATCCTCCACTCTAAACTCTCGTAACAGGATATCTTCACATTCAATTGTAAATAAATCGCGTTTTGTTGATTCGAAACCTACACGGTTATTCATATTTCATCTCTCCTTCATACATTCAAATTCATTTTATCATGAATAAAAGGGGCTATTTGGTAATCTTTAATTATAATAAAAGTTTTCTTTTATTTCACACAAATATTAATTAGTTAATATATTAATTGATTATAAAGTATGTTATTATGTTTCGTATAAAGGGAAAATGATCTACAGATAGATCGATTTTGTTGTAGTGATGAGTAGAGCGGTTAAGATTTTATGATTTCTAATATAAAAGATGACAGGTGATCTTCTATGAACAATGACAACAGTAACAAATCTATTAATGGTAATTTGATAGCGCATTATAAGTTTGATAATCCCAATCATGTGGGTCAGGATTACTCAGGGAATGGGAATGATGGAACCGCTTTAGGCACTAAGCTGCCATCCATTCAGACTGTAGCAGGTAGAAGTGCTGTTTCGTTAGCGGGTGGAGAACATGGCACATCCTATATTTCGTTGCCAGATGATCTCCTTAAAGAGGTAAGCGACCAAACGGGCATTACTATCTCGACATGGATGCATGTAAGTACTGCCGGGAGCTTATGGGAAAGACTGTTCGATTTCGGCAAAGGTGAGACAGGACCTTATATTTTCTTAACACGAAATTTCCGGGGAAGTTGCTTTGCTGGGGAAGATTTAGTTGCAGATCCCGGGAAATCCTTTGCTGCTGGTGAATGGGTGCACGTCGCTTTTGCAGTCACAGGCACAAAAGGTGGAACACTTAGCAGCGCAGGACCTGTGATGTATGTCAATGGTGAGATCGTTGCGGATGGAATGATAAGTCAGACCTCTAGCGGTACATATGCTAAGCTACGTACGTGGTTTGCTACATTTGAGGATCAAGTGAATTATAGTAACAATACGATCGGCAAGTCCCAGTACGCTGCAGATGTAGATTTTGGCGGTTCTCTTTCGGACTTCCGTGTATATAAAGCAGGATTAACACAGGACGAAGTCATTGAGATTATGTGTGAGTCTTTGACTGATGAAGATATCGTGAAGCTCGCTAAAGATAAATATTTAACCTTCACTAGCTCGATCATCACCAAAGATATCGAATTGCCAGCTTCGCTCATGGGTGGAAAAGTTGACGTGTCCTGGGTATCCAGCGATTCGGCGATTATTTCTAATACGGGTGTTGTGAACAAAACCGTCCAATCTGCTCAAGGCGTAACACTTACAGCAGTTTTGAAAAAAGGTGACAGTACCGTAGAAAAGAGCTTCACTGTCTCTGTGCTCCCAGATGGTTTGCCACCGTACACCTTAACGATCGATGGAAACCATGAGATTTTGGATGTTAGCGAAGTTTTATATGGCCTCTTCTATGAGGATATTAATAATGCAGCAGATGGTGGAATTTATGCAGAGCTAGTGCAGAATCGTTCCTTTGAGTCGTTTGCTTTTGACAGCTATTCGCATGTATGTGGTGTGCACGGGACTTCAACAGGAAGAAATTATACACCTCTTCATGCTTGGTCCGGTGACACGGACAAAATGACGGTTCATCATACAGGCGGCTTGAACGATTTCTTCGGAATCGAAGATAAAGATATGAATGCGCATTATGTGACAGTGGCAGATGGCGCGACGATTAAGAATAGAGGCTTTGCAGATTCCAATCAGCACTGCTCGATGTTTATTAAGAAGGATGCTAAGTATAACTTCACGATTTGGGCGAAGGCAGAGGCAGCGGGAACAATCACCCTGCAATTGCTCGACAAAGAGGGTAAAGCCATTAGTGATACAACGGTAGTTGAGGTGACCGGTGACGGTAACTGGAAGAAGTATGGTGTAGAGTCTAAGCTAGTATTAACAGGATCTGAAACTGTACTCGGTCAGCTGGCGTTAACCTTTAACGGTGAGATTTCCATTGATATGGTCTCCTTAATGCCGGAAGATGTTTGGGGCGCTGGGGAAGAAGAACGTTCTGCTACAGCTCACGCTAACTATAAGGGGAATTCGAACTATAGATTAAGAAAAGACTTAGTGAATGCGCTTGTTGATCTTCATCCTACATTCTTACGTTTCCCGGGGGGCTGTATTTCTGAAGGCTCTCACATTTGGGAGAATGTGTACGATTGGAAAGAGTCTGTCAACGATATTGAGCTTCGCAAAGAGAACTATAATGTATGGGGCTATATGATGACCATGGGTCTTGGATATATGGAGTATTTCCAATTAGCTGAGGATTTGAACGCAACACCACTTCCAGTTATGGCCTGCGGCGTACTCTGTCAAGCTCGTTCGGATTATGCGAATCCAGCTGGCGGTGCGTTAAGAGATTATTATGTGAAGAACTTTACGGATCTGATTGATTTCGCGATTAGCATGGATTTTGACAATAACGAGTGGGCCGCTTTGCGTAAAAATATGGGCCATGAAGCAGCGTTTGACCTGCGTTACTTGGGCGTGGGGAATGAAAACTGGGGAACAGAGTTTTTTGCCAACTTCGAGTATTTTAAAACAACGATTGATGAATATATGGTGAAAAACTACCCTGATCATGAACTGACCATTCTTTCTACGGTTGGAGCACAAGCAGATGATGATGCCTATCAACAAGGCTGGAAATTCCTAAGCGGAAATCTACAGGGCTCGGAACAGATCAGCTTCACGGATGGAACATCGAGTATTGAAGAGACGGTTACCTGGTATGAGAAACAAAAAAACTACATGGATACGATTGCGGACGAGCATTACTACCGTTCCAACGAGTATTTGTTAGAGAATGGGGATCGCTACAATTACTATTACAGAGCCTATAAAGAAGACGGCAGCTTGGACGAGGCTGAAACTTCGAAGGTTTTTGTGGGTGAATATGCATCGACAGATAAAAATACATTGGCAGGAGCGATTGCTGAGGCAGCGATTATGTCCAGCTTCGAGAATAACTCTGATGTGATTAGACTAGCGGCAACAGCACCGTTGTTCAATAAGGTACTTACAGATGGTACTTATAGATGGACACCAGATTGTATTTGGTTTGATGATGAAACTGTATGGTACACGCCGAACTATTATGTTCAACAGCTATATGCTAAATATCTCGGCACCAAAGTAGTTGGCACATCGTTCTCGACATACCGCAACGGTGAAAAGGTAGAACTCATTCCTCACGGCGGTATTGAAGTGGCTGCTGGAAAAGCATCTGTGGTTGTGAAGCGAGTGAAGGTTACTTCGAATACGGATGGTAGCGTTTTGTTAGAGCAAGATTTCACCCAGCCGCTGCATGAAGCTTGGAAGGTCATTCCTGGGTCTGCCGGATATACGATTGATCCTTCCAAAGGTCTAGTCTTGAAGGCACAGAATAGCGGACTGAACGGATTGTATATCCTTAATGACGTTTGGACTAATTATAAAGTAGAGGTTGTAGCTGAAAAAGCTTCTGGCGAAGATGGCTTCTATGTAGGCGCAGGTCTGACAGAAATCTCACCGGAAAATAAAGATGTTATCGAATATGCGATTGGCTATAACGGCGATGCCACAGGAGTTAAGGTGCACAAGCAAGGAATTGAGGCTTATACGCTCGGCGATTATTCCTCTAGTACCGCTGCTGGTAACCTCAGAGCTAGTTGCTATCAAGAGCTAGCGGATCATACGGAATATACCATCACTGTTAATTATGGTGGAGCAGACGGTAAGCATTTGATTTGCTCTTATACAGATGGCAAGACGACAAGTAAAGTGCTTGATTATAAGCTAGAAGCGTATAACAGAGAAGTATACAATTCCGTTACTAAAGATGATAAGCATCTTTATGTGAAGCTTGTGAATGCGGATCGTGTAGAAAAATCAACACAACTTGATCTAAAAGGCTTAAGCGTAGCTGCTACCGGTAAATGGATTACTTTAACGGGAGATGCTTCGCTCGTTTACACACCTAATGTGAACAGAAAAAATGATGAGAAGGTTACTCCAGTTGAAAAAGAAATCGTATTTGATAAAGACACTGCAATTGTAAATCTAGCTGCCCATTCTGTGAACGTGATTGTTTTGGATCTTATTTAATAGAAAAGATAGCATTCAGCGCGCGCCGATAATACTTCGGCGCGTGTTGTTGTTTAGGTAGCTTATAATCGGTTGATGAATATTTATAGAGAAGGGTCACTTGCTTGATGAATCTCTGAATCTAACTTACACTAGTGAAAGTACAATCACCCGAATGACTCTCCATCCTGCGATCCTCCCAGAATATTTTTCACCACACTAATGCTTTCATTTCACGAGAATATAGTTCATATCTTGCCCTTAATAGGAGGACGATACAATGATGAAATCATTCAAAACGGACTGGAAAGCAAATCTAAAAAATCCACAAACGATTATGGCTTTGTTTACTTATCGTTTTGGAAATTGGGTGTATTATCGGGTGAAAAGTGGCCTGATCCGCAAACCTTTGTGGCTCCTATATCGCATCATGGATGTGCTGTTTGTCCGAATTGTTGCGAATGGAGAGCTTCATGCAGGTGCTCAAATTGGTGATGCACTTCATTTACCACATGGATTAAATGGCATTATTATTAGTCCTAAAGCGGTGATTGGCAATAGCGCCACTATTTTTCACCAAGTGACTATTGGAGGGAGAAACAACTTAGGAGAGCCCGTGATTGGCGATAGAGCGTTTATCGGAGTAGGTTCTAAGATTCTAGGTCCGATTACACTGGGGAACGATGTTAATATCGGAGCCATGTCTGTTGTGGTTAAGGATGTGCCGGATAATGCTTCGGCAGTAGGGATTCCTGCTAGAAATATTTTGCGAAATGAACCTAAACCTGAGAATACAAGATAACTACGAGATGTTCTAGTACATAGGGTATCGCTTTATTTTAAAAAGTTACAGGGTATAATTAAAGCATCCAAGAAATCTTGTAATAACCTTCTAGAGATCGGAGTAATGAAATGAAATATAGCAATTTAGAAGAGTGTGTTAATGATTTAGAGAAACATGGACATTTGGTTCGTATTCGTGAAGAAGTGGACCCTTATCTGGAGATGGCCGCGATTCACTTAAAGGTTTATGAAGCCGGTGGACCGGCATTATTATTTGAAAATGTAAAAGGCTCGGAATTTCGTGCCGTATCTAATCTTTTTGGAACCCTAGAGCGCAGTAAGTTTATCTTTCGGCGTACTTGGAATTCTACACATAACGTAATTGCACTTCGTAACGATCCAGTAAAAGCACTCAAAAATCCTTTTAAATATGTAGGGACCGGACTATCCGCGAGAAAAGCATTGCCTATCAAAAAGCCAGGGGGTTTACCAAGTGGTTTTCAGGAAATCAGTATTTCTGATCTTCCGCTGATCACACATTGGCCAGAGGATGGTGGCGCTTTTGTCACATTGCCGCAAGTGTATTCTGAAGATCCAGACAAGCCAGGCATTATGAACTCCAATCTGGGGATGTACCGTGTGCAGTTGAATGGTAATGATTATGAGCTCAATAAAGAGGTTGGCATTCATTATCAAATTCATCGCGGTATCGGCGTGCATCAAGAAAGAGCTAATCGAAAAGGAGAACCGCTTAAAGTGAGCTGTTTTATCGGCGGACCACCAGCGCATACGTTATCGGCTGTAATGCCATTGCCAGAGGGTATGAGTGAGATGATCGTTGCCGGTTTACTTTCGGGACGTCATTTTAGC contains the following coding sequences:
- a CDS encoding DUF4350 domain-containing protein; this translates as MSLKFMRVKKRTSLALVILMLLSMIPQGLFLPKVAGAASAHVVISQVFGGGGNSGAPYSYDFIELYNPTDENVDLNDYAVQYASSAGKFTAITPLTGKVIKAHGFLLIQEKKGANTIAEFPVTADVTGSIDLAAKSGKVALANTQTAITGISDPAVVDFLGYGSDATEFEGAKTASLSNSTSAQRKSEDGSNSGPGKGAGLDTDNNSTDFIVASVLAPRNYDTPAVVITKSSQPLGQNIQFTNQGTVGTVTGDIASVTADTYVSLYLNDPSTGSVAVTNAVYADASGAFNNLTFDNTGGSTQVYLTAKDLDKSASNPVVIRLAAPSAALNPDKLNYYLDSQGGGRIVGVAGAAVPNSTIYSYNSSTNGNRYSNTADGKDYVVAGADGAFTFTLKGGSDDVYVSQLTVTSNGRNLEGPRTVVTKEDTSVITPIGTLRTNDSNGKSDKINQVFTIQGVVIGNNELTASNTFYMQDATGGIAVFGTLPTGVTVTQGDLVTVTGAIQFYNGLTEITPTKVVKNGKATLPTPTESTLLDLINYTKAEPLEGSLVQFTGKITNIPAMAGNGYNITVAETVTNKTITVRVTTASGIDVPTKLEKDLTYTFTGIFSQYVSGTTFKSGYQVFPRSIEDVKEVKELALTHQAITQAYANAEIQFAAKAKNADSVIIHYRTIGGVYASLPMNSTDGSSYTAHLNSSFVASGNSFEYYIEAKMGEVTKQSGTPDAPFKVSVVEDTFAPEFFEETPMSGTKIEDRQPVISVKYDEPSGLDASTLVVKLDGNTVPASINGDTIMITNSSELAISDHTVVVNVSDNKHNAGTYKWTFTITPIFTGGNHYRGTTHNHTNISHDAAGTPEDALKAAEAHNYDFFAFSDHSHDIDAAMVGSDTVDHKGQPERTGGADWKLTKDLAKQYTKNDSFVVFPAFEMTSTTWGHSNVFGTDNFIDRKQNSGQYQDLSKYYAWVLTYDDIVAQFNHPDMSANAFNNFAPYDKNVDKLFTMFEVGNGSGHYGYANAESKYFKALDLGWHVAPTYGEDNHDGTWGQTNARTVIVSDDLTQESLLQSMRNMRVYMSEDPNFTLDVLANGSYMGATVKGNTLNFSIAGKDDVAEDKSKPEYSYLSSSYKSDDRVAKVELITNGNKIIQTAKPMTKDFTWSPSVEVSGGQQWFVVKVTQMDGEQIYSAPIWSQDVTTDIKISGINIVGNSLVSGSPTTLEAGLTNLGSQDLSNLKVHFYYDVVDSAHLINEVVVPSVLSKGTATAQVLWSNPVQGNHKLIAVVDAPPGDSPDDNQFELEVTIKASLGIKVLIDASHKNENTSTDGSTYKDNLKSFTTQLRQEGYTVVENTGAITNATLTDVSVLMFTHPSAAVTDAESAAIADFVARGGSLFLTEKSNNGSSRPTISNDLLAKIGSTIQVSNDGIFDTSPEGNFWSQPVGTNTYTVRLHPGLVKNYITDRALTVEYYSGASLEKVGHEALVDTDKVTILVSGNETTYQDKIAAGGYVYDIIDDGIGGSAIPAIASEEVGKGRIIVSGMNFVNDKQLDESYNPKGNNELGLNSINWLAHRETKIDTIASLKTQPEGTAGVVEGTVVTGSDIFFDAFYVQDASGGIMAFKEVPEKSLVEGDTVRIYGKTKLFENNYELEFDSFAMDVIKTGHTDPVQPLTLTTEQANSDNNQGLLVKVAGKVISQFDENSYVIDDGSGPILVFADGYIVKQSGPVPVLAVGDTLIAVGITGKNTEGTRIRVRNTKELAKGTDEPTPTATVSPEPTQAPVVTPEPTATPTPTPTATSTPKPTATSTPKPTATATSTPEPTATSTPEPSASSTPTAIPTLTPEVTPSPTPDPTSPSSVWTPTPTATATATPVPASHSAQLDNVKIATKTELGKEGVTYDKVSIDTNSLTQALLGHSQVVLGIQGSTNPIQVQLPLQAFAPTDGSRLNSSLKIESNQFFYTLPSSVIPTAELLRSLGVDIKDITITIVISKVDEQQAGLINQAANQKSGSLLSPAFKFEITAEGNGKTIKLNNFGTTYVSRGIALDTALDPRVSTGVRFDEASGELVFVPTYFTVTGNKALADMKRNGNSIYTVIHSDVTFNDIKGHWAQSDIELLASKLIVKGETSTRFAPEQQITRAEFAALLVRSLGLDAQGTAVKFKDVKTSDWFYGAVAAATDAKIVNGLEDNSFHPLAPISREEMAVMTLRALTYAGYTSSASNSSNVLASYKDKGSIGSWAEAAVSELIANQVMNGMTETTFAPKALATRAQAVKILKQSLQSIKFIN
- a CDS encoding GNAT family N-acetyltransferase; translation: MNNRVGFESTKRDLFTIECEDILLREFRVEDLDEFHALTTQPEIIEFLPDWNVPKEQRLDWLINYEIKENQQFLQAVSADGNIGELRLRLGIILKETNEFIGWCCTGMKDELPAPNREIMYAISKDHRGKGYTTQAAKGLIKYLFEHTSTDVLNAIALVHNTPSNRVIQKCDFDLINEITIENESYNYYQLSKR